A part of Loxodonta africana isolate mLoxAfr1 chromosome 11, mLoxAfr1.hap2, whole genome shotgun sequence genomic DNA contains:
- the ZNF574 gene encoding zinc finger protein 574 isoform X1, which translates to MDVGKLKQEVREGNKPKDLDGGRGQAQGLAAAMTEESEETVLYIEHRYVCSECNQLYGSLEEVLMHQNSHVPQQHFELVGVADPGVTVATEAASGTGLYQTLVQESQYQCLECGQLLMSPSQLLEHQELHLKMMAPQEVVPAEPPSKVPALSSSTIHYECVDCKALFASQELWLSHRQTHLRATPTKPPSPVVLGPPVGQARVAVEHSYRKAEEGGEGAAVPSAAATTTEVVTEVELLLYKCSECSQLFQLPADFLEHQATHFPASTPESEEPALQQETLAPSPAEVPVSQPDPLPASDHSYELRNGEAIGRDRRGRRTRRSTSGEPSGAATQELFCSACDQLFLSPHQLQQHLRSHREGVFKCPLCSRVFPSPSSLDQHLGDHSSESHFLCVDCGLAFGTEALLLAHRRAHTPNPLHSCPCGKTFVNLTKFLYHRRTHGAGGVPLPTTPVPPEEPVIGFPEPAPAETGEPEAPEPPVPEETSAGPATPGTYRCLLCSREFGKALQLTRHQRFVHRLERRHKCGICGKMFKKKSHVRNHLRTHTGERPFSCPDCSKPFNSPANLARHRLTHTGERPYRCGDCGKAFTQSSTLRQHRLVHAQHFPYRCQECGVRFHRPYRLLMHRYHHTGEYPYKCRECPRSFLLRRLLEVHQLVAHAGRQPYRCSSCGAAFPSSLRLREHRCAAAAAQAPRRFECGTCGKKVGSAARLQAHEAAHAAAGPGEVLAKEPPAPRAPRATRIPVTSPTALGGTATAAPSAPARRRGLECSECKKLFSTETSLQVHRRIHTGERPYPCPDCGKAFRQSTHLKDHRRLHTGERPFACEVCGKAFAISMRLAEHRRIHTGERPYSCPDCGKSYRSFSNLWKHRKTHQQQHQAAVRQQLAEAEAAVGLAVMETAVEALPLVEAIEIYPLAEAEGVQISG; encoded by the exons ATGGATGTGGGAAAATTGAAGCAAGAAGTTAGAGAGGGAAATAAACCTAAGGATTTGGATGGAGGGCGTGGACAAG CCCAGGGCCTTGCTGCCGCCATGACAGAGGAGTCAGAGGAGACGGTCCTGTACATTGAGCACCGCTATGTCTGCTCTGAGTGCAACCAGCTCTATGGATCCCTGGAGGAGGTGCTCATGCACCAGAACTCCCACGTGCCCCAGCAGCACTTTGAGCTGGTGGGTGTGGCTGACCCTGGAGTCACTGTGGCCACAGAGGCAGCTTCAGGGACAGGCCTCTATCAGACCCTCGTTCAGGAGAGCCAGTACCAGTGCCTGGAGTGCGGGCAGCTCCTCATGTCACCCAGCCAGCTCCTGGAGCACCAGGAGCTGCACCTGAAGATGATGGCGCCTCAAGAGGTAGTGCCAGCTGAGCCGCCTTCCAAGGTACCTGCTCTGAGCTCCAGCACCATCCACTACGAGTGTGTGGACTGCAAGGCTCTCTTCGCCAGCCAGGAGCTCTGGCTGAGCCACCGGCAGACGCACCTCCGGGCCACACCCACCAAGCCTCCATCCCCAGTTGTCTTAGGGCCCCCTGTGGGCCAGGCCCGTGTGGCTGTGGAGCACTCCTACCGAAAGGCAGAAGAAGGTGGGGAAGGGGcggctgttccctctgctgctgccaccacCACTGAGGTGGTGACTGAGGTGGAGCTGCTCCTCTACAAATGCTCCGAGTGCTCCCAGCTCTTCCAGCTGCCAGCCGACTTCCTGGAGCACCAGGCCACCCACTTCCCTGCTTCCACCCCAGAGTCTGAGGAGCCTGCCTTACAGCAAGAGACCCTGGCGCCATCACCTGCAGAAGTACCTGTGTCTCAGCCTGACCCCCTGCCGGCCTCTGACCACAGTTACGAGCTGCGCAACGGTGAAGCCATTGGGCGTGATCGCCGGGGGCGCAGGACCCGGAGGAGCACCAGTGGAGAGCCAAGTGGGGCAGCCACCCAGGAGCTCTTTTGCTCAGCTTGTGACCAGCTTTTTCTCTCACCCCACCAGCTGCAGCAGCACTTGCGGAGTCACCGGGAGGGTGTCTTTAAGTGCCCCCTGTGCAGTCGTGTCTTCCCTAGCCCTTCCAGTCTGGACCAGCACCTTGGGGACCACAGCAGTGAGTCCCATTTCCTGTGTGTGGACTGTGGTCTGGCCTTTGGCACAGAGGCCCTCCTCCTTGCCCACCGGCGAGCCCACACTCCAAATCCGCTGCATTCGTGTCCGTGTGGAAAGACTTTTGTCAACCTCACCAAGTTCCTTTATCACCGCCGTACTCACGGGGCAGGGGGTGTCCCTCTGCCCACGACACCGGTCCCACCAGAGGAGCCTGTCATTGGTTTCCCAGAGCCAGCCCCAGCGGAGACTGGAGAGCCAGAGGCCCCGGAACCCCCTGTGCCTGAGGAGACCTCAGCAGGGCCCGCCACCCCAGGCACCTACCGCTGCCTCCTGTGTAGCCGCGAATTTGGCAAGGCACTGCAGCTGACCCGGCACCAGCGTTTTGTGCACCGCCTGGAACGGCGCCATAAGTGTGGCATTTGTGGCAAGATGTTCAAGAAGAAGTCTCATGTGCGAAACCACCTACGTACACACACGGGTGAGCGGCCCTTCTCATGCCCTGACTGCTCCAAGCCCTTCAACTCACCTGCCAACCTGGCCCGCCACCGGCTCACCCACACAGGAGAGCGGCCCTACCGTTGTGGGGACTGTGGTAAGGCCTTCACACAAAGCTCCACACTAAGGCAGCACCGCCTGGTGCATGCCCAGCACTTCCCCTACCGCTGCCAGGAATGTGGGGTGCGTTTTCACCGCCCCTACCGCCTGCTCATGCACCGCTACCACCACACGGGCGAGTACCCTTACAAGTGTCGTGAGTGTCCCCGCTCCTTCTTGCTGCGCCGGCTGCTGGAGGTGCACCAGCTGGTGGCCCATGCTGGGCGCCAGCCCTACCGCTGCTCATCCTGTGGGGCTGCCTTCCCCTCTTCACTGCGGCTCCGGGAGCACCGCTGTGCAGCTGCTGCTGCCCAGGCCCCACGGCGGTTCGAGTGTGGCACCTGTGGCAAGAAAGTGGGCTCGGCTGCTCGGCTGCAGGCACATGAGGCAGCCCATGCAGCTGCTGGGCCTGGAGAGGTCCTAGCTAAGGAGCCCCCGGCCCCTCGGGCCCCAAGGGCCACTCGCATACCAGTCACCTCCCCAACGGCTCTTGGAGGCACTGCCACTGCAGCCCCTTCGGCCCCTGCCCGACGCCGGGGTCTGGAGTGCAGCGAGTGTAAGAAGCTGTTCAGCACAGAGACGTCACTGCAGGTACACCGACGCATCCACACAGGCGAGCGGCCATACCCGTGTCCAGACTGTGGCAAGGCCTTCCGTCAGAGCACCCACCTGAAGGACCACCGGCGCCTGCACACAGGGGAGCGGCCCTTTGCCTGCGAAGTGTGTGGCAAAGCCTTTGCCATTTCCATGCGCCTGGCGGAACACCGCCGTATCCACACGGGTGAGCGGCCCTACTCCTGTCCTGACTGTGGCAAGAGCTACCGCTCCTTCTCCAACCTCTGGAAGCACCGCAAGACCCACCAGCAGCAGCATCAGGCAGCCGTGCGGCAGCAGCTGGCAGAGGCTGAGGCCGCTGTGGGCCTGGCCGTGATGGAGACTGCAGTGGAGGCACTGCCCCTGGTGGAGGCCATTGAAATTTACCCTCTGGCAGAGGCCGAAGGTGTCCAGATCAGTGGCTGA
- the ZNF574 gene encoding zinc finger protein 574 isoform X2, with amino-acid sequence MTEESEETVLYIEHRYVCSECNQLYGSLEEVLMHQNSHVPQQHFELVGVADPGVTVATEAASGTGLYQTLVQESQYQCLECGQLLMSPSQLLEHQELHLKMMAPQEVVPAEPPSKVPALSSSTIHYECVDCKALFASQELWLSHRQTHLRATPTKPPSPVVLGPPVGQARVAVEHSYRKAEEGGEGAAVPSAAATTTEVVTEVELLLYKCSECSQLFQLPADFLEHQATHFPASTPESEEPALQQETLAPSPAEVPVSQPDPLPASDHSYELRNGEAIGRDRRGRRTRRSTSGEPSGAATQELFCSACDQLFLSPHQLQQHLRSHREGVFKCPLCSRVFPSPSSLDQHLGDHSSESHFLCVDCGLAFGTEALLLAHRRAHTPNPLHSCPCGKTFVNLTKFLYHRRTHGAGGVPLPTTPVPPEEPVIGFPEPAPAETGEPEAPEPPVPEETSAGPATPGTYRCLLCSREFGKALQLTRHQRFVHRLERRHKCGICGKMFKKKSHVRNHLRTHTGERPFSCPDCSKPFNSPANLARHRLTHTGERPYRCGDCGKAFTQSSTLRQHRLVHAQHFPYRCQECGVRFHRPYRLLMHRYHHTGEYPYKCRECPRSFLLRRLLEVHQLVAHAGRQPYRCSSCGAAFPSSLRLREHRCAAAAAQAPRRFECGTCGKKVGSAARLQAHEAAHAAAGPGEVLAKEPPAPRAPRATRIPVTSPTALGGTATAAPSAPARRRGLECSECKKLFSTETSLQVHRRIHTGERPYPCPDCGKAFRQSTHLKDHRRLHTGERPFACEVCGKAFAISMRLAEHRRIHTGERPYSCPDCGKSYRSFSNLWKHRKTHQQQHQAAVRQQLAEAEAAVGLAVMETAVEALPLVEAIEIYPLAEAEGVQISG; translated from the coding sequence ATGACAGAGGAGTCAGAGGAGACGGTCCTGTACATTGAGCACCGCTATGTCTGCTCTGAGTGCAACCAGCTCTATGGATCCCTGGAGGAGGTGCTCATGCACCAGAACTCCCACGTGCCCCAGCAGCACTTTGAGCTGGTGGGTGTGGCTGACCCTGGAGTCACTGTGGCCACAGAGGCAGCTTCAGGGACAGGCCTCTATCAGACCCTCGTTCAGGAGAGCCAGTACCAGTGCCTGGAGTGCGGGCAGCTCCTCATGTCACCCAGCCAGCTCCTGGAGCACCAGGAGCTGCACCTGAAGATGATGGCGCCTCAAGAGGTAGTGCCAGCTGAGCCGCCTTCCAAGGTACCTGCTCTGAGCTCCAGCACCATCCACTACGAGTGTGTGGACTGCAAGGCTCTCTTCGCCAGCCAGGAGCTCTGGCTGAGCCACCGGCAGACGCACCTCCGGGCCACACCCACCAAGCCTCCATCCCCAGTTGTCTTAGGGCCCCCTGTGGGCCAGGCCCGTGTGGCTGTGGAGCACTCCTACCGAAAGGCAGAAGAAGGTGGGGAAGGGGcggctgttccctctgctgctgccaccacCACTGAGGTGGTGACTGAGGTGGAGCTGCTCCTCTACAAATGCTCCGAGTGCTCCCAGCTCTTCCAGCTGCCAGCCGACTTCCTGGAGCACCAGGCCACCCACTTCCCTGCTTCCACCCCAGAGTCTGAGGAGCCTGCCTTACAGCAAGAGACCCTGGCGCCATCACCTGCAGAAGTACCTGTGTCTCAGCCTGACCCCCTGCCGGCCTCTGACCACAGTTACGAGCTGCGCAACGGTGAAGCCATTGGGCGTGATCGCCGGGGGCGCAGGACCCGGAGGAGCACCAGTGGAGAGCCAAGTGGGGCAGCCACCCAGGAGCTCTTTTGCTCAGCTTGTGACCAGCTTTTTCTCTCACCCCACCAGCTGCAGCAGCACTTGCGGAGTCACCGGGAGGGTGTCTTTAAGTGCCCCCTGTGCAGTCGTGTCTTCCCTAGCCCTTCCAGTCTGGACCAGCACCTTGGGGACCACAGCAGTGAGTCCCATTTCCTGTGTGTGGACTGTGGTCTGGCCTTTGGCACAGAGGCCCTCCTCCTTGCCCACCGGCGAGCCCACACTCCAAATCCGCTGCATTCGTGTCCGTGTGGAAAGACTTTTGTCAACCTCACCAAGTTCCTTTATCACCGCCGTACTCACGGGGCAGGGGGTGTCCCTCTGCCCACGACACCGGTCCCACCAGAGGAGCCTGTCATTGGTTTCCCAGAGCCAGCCCCAGCGGAGACTGGAGAGCCAGAGGCCCCGGAACCCCCTGTGCCTGAGGAGACCTCAGCAGGGCCCGCCACCCCAGGCACCTACCGCTGCCTCCTGTGTAGCCGCGAATTTGGCAAGGCACTGCAGCTGACCCGGCACCAGCGTTTTGTGCACCGCCTGGAACGGCGCCATAAGTGTGGCATTTGTGGCAAGATGTTCAAGAAGAAGTCTCATGTGCGAAACCACCTACGTACACACACGGGTGAGCGGCCCTTCTCATGCCCTGACTGCTCCAAGCCCTTCAACTCACCTGCCAACCTGGCCCGCCACCGGCTCACCCACACAGGAGAGCGGCCCTACCGTTGTGGGGACTGTGGTAAGGCCTTCACACAAAGCTCCACACTAAGGCAGCACCGCCTGGTGCATGCCCAGCACTTCCCCTACCGCTGCCAGGAATGTGGGGTGCGTTTTCACCGCCCCTACCGCCTGCTCATGCACCGCTACCACCACACGGGCGAGTACCCTTACAAGTGTCGTGAGTGTCCCCGCTCCTTCTTGCTGCGCCGGCTGCTGGAGGTGCACCAGCTGGTGGCCCATGCTGGGCGCCAGCCCTACCGCTGCTCATCCTGTGGGGCTGCCTTCCCCTCTTCACTGCGGCTCCGGGAGCACCGCTGTGCAGCTGCTGCTGCCCAGGCCCCACGGCGGTTCGAGTGTGGCACCTGTGGCAAGAAAGTGGGCTCGGCTGCTCGGCTGCAGGCACATGAGGCAGCCCATGCAGCTGCTGGGCCTGGAGAGGTCCTAGCTAAGGAGCCCCCGGCCCCTCGGGCCCCAAGGGCCACTCGCATACCAGTCACCTCCCCAACGGCTCTTGGAGGCACTGCCACTGCAGCCCCTTCGGCCCCTGCCCGACGCCGGGGTCTGGAGTGCAGCGAGTGTAAGAAGCTGTTCAGCACAGAGACGTCACTGCAGGTACACCGACGCATCCACACAGGCGAGCGGCCATACCCGTGTCCAGACTGTGGCAAGGCCTTCCGTCAGAGCACCCACCTGAAGGACCACCGGCGCCTGCACACAGGGGAGCGGCCCTTTGCCTGCGAAGTGTGTGGCAAAGCCTTTGCCATTTCCATGCGCCTGGCGGAACACCGCCGTATCCACACGGGTGAGCGGCCCTACTCCTGTCCTGACTGTGGCAAGAGCTACCGCTCCTTCTCCAACCTCTGGAAGCACCGCAAGACCCACCAGCAGCAGCATCAGGCAGCCGTGCGGCAGCAGCTGGCAGAGGCTGAGGCCGCTGTGGGCCTGGCCGTGATGGAGACTGCAGTGGAGGCACTGCCCCTGGTGGAGGCCATTGAAATTTACCCTCTGGCAGAGGCCGAAGGTGTCCAGATCAGTGGCTGA